CTCGATGCCGAGGGCGCCTTCGGCGCCTCGGTGGCTTCGATCGGCGACCTGAACGGCGACGGCTTCCCCGATTTGCTCGCGGGCGCCCCGGGCGACGGAACCGGCGGCGTTGGCTCCGCCTGGGTGCTCGATCTGGGCCGCAGCGCGGTCGCGCTCTCTTCGGCGCCCAACCCCTCGAACCCGGGCGAAAACGTTCACTTTACCGCCAGCGTCACGCCGGGCACCGGCAACGTCGAATTTCGTGACGCCGGCACGCCACTTGGAACCTCGTCACTGGTTTCGGGCAGCGCCCTCTTCGACACCAACCTGCTCGCCGACGGCTCGCACCCGATGACCGCTTACTACGAAGGCGACAGCGTGAACATCGGCGGTTCCTCGCCGGTGATCGTCCAGCTGGTGGGAGCCGTCACGGCCGCGCAACTCGCTCTGTTCGCCGCCAACCCGCTCGAGGACGGCATCGAGGTGAAATGGCAGCTCGGCCAACCGAGCCTCTACAGCGCGACCGTACTGGAGCGCGCCCAGAGTCTCGAGGGTCCCTGGACGGCGGTCACCTCGCCCGCCACGACGGTGGACGGCGTGACCTCCGTGCTCGATGCAGACGTCGTATCGGGACGGTCGTACGAGTATCGGCTCTCCCTGACGCGATCGGATGGCTCGACCGAGACGATCGGCCATTTGAGCGCGACCGCCGCGCAGAAGGTGACCGTGTTCGCGCTCGGCGCGGTGACTCCCAACCCGGCCACCGGACCGGTGGAAGTGAGTTTCTCGGTGGCGCGGCAGGCCCGCGTGCGGCTGAGTCTGCTCGATGTGCAGGGCCGCGTGGTGTCGACGCTCGCCGACGACGTCCGCGCTCCCGGCGTCTACCAGGTGACGTGGTCCGGCGACGGAGCGCGCGGAGCCGCGCCCGCCGGCGTCTATTTCCTGCGCTACCAGACTCCGGGCGGCACCTTCACGCGCCGGCTGGTCCTCGCGCGCTGACCTTGCGCAGGTGGCCCTGAGCGGCGGAGCGCCCGCCGTGGAGCTGCGCCCCGCCGGGCCCGGCGACGAGGAGTTCCTGCTCGCGCTCTATCGGAGCACGCGCGAAGACGAGTTGGCGCTGACCGGCTGGGACGAAGCGCAGCGGTCCACCTTCGTGCGCATGCAATTCCTGGCGCAGCGCCGGCACTACGACGCCAGCTACCCCGACGCGACGGACGAGATCGTGCTCCGGGATGGCCGTCCGATCGGGCGGCGGCTCGTGGCGCGCGATGCGAGGCAGATCCACCTCGTGGACATCGCGCTGCTCCCCGAGCGTCGCGGCGCCGGGATCGGCGAGCGTCTGGTGCGCGAGCTGATCGCCGAGGGCGAGACGCGCGGCGTCCCGGTGAACCTCTACGTGCTCGCCAGCAGCCCCGCGATCCGGCTCTA
The genomic region above belongs to Candidatus Sulfotelmatobacter sp. and contains:
- a CDS encoding GNAT family N-acetyltransferase; the protein is MELRPAGPGDEEFLLALYRSTREDELALTGWDEAQRSTFVRMQFLAQRRHYDASYPDATDEIVLRDGRPIGRRLVARDARQIHLVDIALLPERRGAGIGERLVRELIAEGETRGVPVNLYVLASSPAIRL